DNA from Candidatus Omnitrophota bacterium:
CCTCGCCTTTGGCCTCTCCCCGGTCAAAGAAGATCTCGGAGCAAGGGCCGCAAGGCCCGTTCGGCCCTTTGTCCGGCGCATCCGCAGGCCAAAAATTTTCTTTGGGGCCGAGCTTGAGGATGCGGTCCTGCGGCACCTTAATCTGCTCTTTCCAGATCCTGTAAGCCTCCTCGTCCTGTTCGTAGACAGAAATCCACAGAAGCGCGGGATCAATCCTGAAGTCCCCGACCAGGAGTTCCCAAGCCCAGCGAATGGCCTCTTCCTTGAAATAGTCCCCGAAACTGAAATTGCCCAGCATCTCAAAAAAGGAGTGATGCGAGGAGGTCTTACCCACATTTTCCAGATCGCCTGTGCGCAGGCACTTCTGGCTGGTGGTCGCGCGCGTGTAATCCGTGATTTCGCCCATGAATTGGGCCTTAAACTGATTCATACCCGCGCCGGTGAAGAGCAGGGTGGGATCGTTCTCCGGCACAAGGGAGTCGCTGGGCAGCCTGCGATGCCCTTTGGCTTCAAAGAATTTCAGATAGCGTGTCCGGATTTCGTTTGTGTTCATAGTAATTTGTCATCCCCGCGCAGGCGGGGATCCAGTTGTTTCAGGCTTTCAAGTAGATTCCCTCTTTCGCGGGAATGACAGTGCGGCGTTAATATCTTCTTCCGAAAATCCTCTTTGCATCAGACGCCGTTTCCAACGCGCCCGGTCCTTGTCCGTCTCAGAGCCCGAGAGCAATGCGCGCCAGCGTTCCACCCATTCGCTGGCCAAACGTCTTTCGTCCACGTCTGCGGCAACCCGGCTCAAAGTCTTCTGAACCAAGGCCTCGTCCAATCCCTTTTGAAGCAAATCCGTTTCAATGGCCCGCAACGCCGTTTGTCTTTCGAGAACCCGGTGCTCCGTCCAATAACGCGCAAAGCGTTCGTCGTCAATCAGACCGGCCTTTTCGAGTTCGTCCAAGACCTGCGTTTGGACAGGAGCGCTGTATTCCCGCCCCTGCAGGGAACTCTGGAGCTCCCAGCGGCTGCGGGGCCGCCGTTTCAAAAGACGCAAAGCCACGCTGCGCGCTTTTTCCATTGATGTGTCGTTCGTCTCTTCGGGCATTGGACCGGGTGGGTTATTCGCCGGATTTCACAAGCACAAAGCCGTAGCCTGTCCGAATCAGAGCCTTGTCCGAACACTCCTTGACGGCCCTGCGGAATTCCTCAAGCGTGGACACGGAACGGCGATCCACTCCGCGTACAACATCCCCCACTTGGAGCCCCGCCTTGTCACAGGGAGACCCGGGCTCGACCTCTACAACGACGACTCCGCTTTCTTCCTGGACCGCGTAAGCCGCGCGCACATCCGGCGTCATTTCCACAACACGAATTCCATACCAGGTGTCCGACATCAACTCCTGGGCGGATTCCATTTTTTCTTCCAGAAGCGCCGCCTGCTCAGGCCGCACTCCGATATTTACCGAAATCCCAAAGCTCCGCCCCTCCCGGTACACTTGCAAAGCCGCACTGGAGCCCACTTGGGTCATGTTGACGCGTTCGATCAGCGAAGACACATCCGTGACCCTGTGCCCGTCATATTCGCGAATCACGTCACCGGCCGCCAATCCCGCTTTTACCGCAGGTCCGCCCGGAAGCACTTCGACGACCATCACCCCCTGCGTGTCCGGCAGGCCAAAATAGTCGGCCAACTCCTGATCCACATTCTGGATCTGCACTCCCAGCCACCCGTAGAGGATCTCATTGCCTTGCTTGAGATCGTCAAGCACCCGCTTGGCCATATTGATGGGGATGGCAAAACCAATCCCCTCGGAACCTCCGGAGGTACTGAAGATCGCCACATTGATCCCGATCACCTGGCCGTAGATGTCCACCAGCGGGCCGCCGCTATTGCCCGGATTGATGGAGGCATCGGTCTGGATCAATCCCACATAATTGCGGTTGCGCGAGCCTGTTTGCGGCAGACTGCGATTGACCGCGCTCACCACACCCACGGTCACCGTGGGAACGGGGTTGAGCACCGCAAATCCAAAGGGGTTGCCGACGGCAATAGCCCACTGGCCGATGCGCACCTTATCCGAATCCCCGAGGCGGGCCACAGGAAGATTTCCGGCATCGATTTTCACCACCGCCAAATCCGTGCGCGAATCCACTCCGCTGACAGTGCCCTCAAACTCCCGGCCATCCCCCAGAGTCACTGTGATCCGGTCCGCACCCTGGACCACGTGTTCATTGGTGAGAATGTGGCCTTCTGTATCAATGATCACGCCGGAACCCAGGCCCACCCGGGTAAACTCCCTCTCCGAGGGGATGCCGAAAAACTCTTCAAAGAAACGATCCAGCAGAGGGTCCCTGCCGTACCGGTCCCCGTA
Protein-coding regions in this window:
- a CDS encoding alanine--tRNA ligase; this translates as MNTNEIRTRYLKFFEAKGHRRLPSDSLVPENDPTLLFTGAGMNQFKAQFMGEITDYTRATTSQKCLRTGDLENVGKTSSHHSFFEMLGNFSFGDYFKEEAIRWAWELLVGDFRIDPALLWISVYEQDEEAYRIWKEQIKVPQDRILKLGPKENFWPADAPDKGPNGPCGPCSEIFFDRGEAKGEERLVEIWNLVFTQFDRKDGGALDPLPNKNIDTGMGLERMAAVMQGVDTNFEIDLFAPIRQRILKLAGGAGLRELGPKVRDLNAIADHVRAAAFCISDGVIPGNEGRGYVIRKLIRKAAWHARMLGVEGLFQSEVAAAVV
- a CDS encoding regulatory protein RecX, encoding MPEETNDTSMEKARSVALRLLKRRPRSRWELQSSLQGREYSAPVQTQVLDELEKAGLIDDERFARYWTEHRVLERQTALRAIETDLLQKGLDEALVQKTLSRVAADVDERRLASEWVERWRALLSGSETDKDRARWKRRLMQRGFSEEDINAALSFPRKREST
- a CDS encoding Do family serine endopeptidase: MLRRALLSALMLAACPCAFSFASNPPPAALQVEQAFTDVSAEIGPAVVSISVQITQRIPVYRSYGDRYGRDPLLDRFFEEFFGIPSEREFTRVGLGSGVIIDTEGHILTNEHVVQGADRITVTLGDGREFEGTVSGVDSRTDLAVVKIDAGNLPVARLGDSDKVRIGQWAIAVGNPFGFAVLNPVPTVTVGVVSAVNRSLPQTGSRNRNYVGLIQTDASINPGNSGGPLVDIYGQVIGINVAIFSTSGGSEGIGFAIPINMAKRVLDDLKQGNEILYGWLGVQIQNVDQELADYFGLPDTQGVMVVEVLPGGPAVKAGLAAGDVIREYDGHRVTDVSSLIERVNMTQVGSSAALQVYREGRSFGISVNIGVRPEQAALLEEKMESAQELMSDTWYGIRVVEMTPDVRAAYAVQEESGVVVVEVEPGSPCDKAGLQVGDVVRGVDRRSVSTLEEFRRAVKECSDKALIRTGYGFVLVKSGE